The following coding sequences lie in one Treponema socranskii subsp. buccale genomic window:
- a CDS encoding IS3 family transposase, whose amino-acid sequence MDPLEQSVSITRQCRLLGISRSQYYYEVKSERDKKDFELLLKIKEILYEKPYYGYRKLWREINNRGGQTTQSTVRRVMRRFGVSAVYPGKNLSKACKYHKKYPCLLKNKVIRYPNQVWSTDITYIKLPTGNVYLMAIIDWFSRKVLSWRVFNTMDALQYANLLKETIEAYGCPAIFNTDQGSQFTADCFINVLEANNIEISMDGKDRALDNIRIERLWRSLKYEDIYLKRYETMKELKAGVEAYFKFYNTARFHQALDYNVPDEMYICFRYDEPGCEQVA is encoded by the coding sequence GTGGATCCACTAGAGCAGTCAGTAAGCATTACACGGCAATGCAGGCTGCTCGGGATTTCCAGAAGTCAGTATTATTACGAGGTGAAATCGGAACGAGACAAAAAGGATTTCGAACTGCTTCTGAAAATAAAGGAGATTCTGTATGAAAAGCCATATTACGGCTACCGTAAGCTATGGCGAGAGATAAACAATCGTGGCGGGCAGACTACACAATCGACGGTGCGCCGCGTGATGAGGAGGTTTGGAGTTTCTGCGGTATATCCGGGTAAAAATCTATCAAAGGCTTGTAAATATCACAAGAAATATCCGTGTCTTTTGAAAAACAAGGTAATCAGATATCCGAACCAAGTATGGTCGACGGATATCACGTACATAAAGCTGCCGACAGGGAACGTTTACCTGATGGCGATAATCGATTGGTTTTCAAGGAAGGTGTTGAGTTGGAGGGTGTTCAATACGATGGACGCGCTGCAGTACGCAAACCTTCTGAAAGAAACGATCGAAGCATATGGCTGCCCTGCGATCTTCAACACGGATCAGGGAAGTCAGTTTACGGCGGATTGTTTTATCAACGTGCTGGAAGCGAACAACATCGAAATCAGCATGGACGGAAAAGACAGAGCATTGGACAATATCCGTATCGAGCGTCTGTGGCGGAGTCTCAAGTACGAGGATATCTACCTGAAACGCTACGAGACGATGAAGGAGCTGAAGGCGGGAGTAGAAGCCTACTTCAAGTTTTACAACACGGCGCGCTTTCATCAGGCGCTGGACTACAACGTTCCTGATGAAATGTATATATGTTTCCGGTACGATGAACCGGGATGCGAACAGGTTGCATAG
- a CDS encoding transposase → MGKKRQSFSKDFKAKVALEALREESTIQEIAVKYGVHPNQISQWKAQAISGMADIFERPNKKSEAVRRQEEQENELLKTIGEQKVELDFLKKKYKQIYGIEPPAWIH, encoded by the coding sequence ATGGGAAAGAAAAGACAGTCATTCAGTAAAGATTTCAAGGCAAAAGTTGCGCTAGAGGCGCTTCGGGAGGAATCAACGATTCAGGAAATTGCTGTAAAATACGGAGTACATCCGAATCAGATTTCACAGTGGAAAGCACAGGCGATCAGCGGCATGGCAGATATTTTTGAGCGTCCGAACAAAAAATCGGAAGCGGTGCGTCGACAGGAGGAACAGGAAAACGAACTTCTGAAAACCATCGGAGAACAGAAAGTGGAGCTTGATTTTCTAAAAAAAAAGTACAAACAGATTTACGGAATCGAGCCTCCTGCGTGGATCCACTAG
- a CDS encoding DUF262 domain-containing protein, with product MELWDKEKKESKKQKLDTVTVWELMNNSFYIPDYQRGYRWTAFEVRKLLEDLHEYIQEDKDGDSFYCMQPLVVFYNAEKEAWEVIDGQQRLTTLYLILSQKRSRLIEDNPEMKFFDLTYQSRSDSQAFLKQIDFSRKNNNIDYYHICNAVTEIQSYFEGVNSGRFVDDILNAKDESGNPSVKFIWYDVTEEIQKEKISSEEIFSRLNVGKIGLTNAELIKALFLNRANKEVRNIEEQYREKISFPLQTKIAKDWDIVEHSLQDNKFWSFLYGKEDNKYDTRIEFLFDLIKGKTDAQKDIDYFTFDKYTEDFKTYDIKEKELEGITDKKTKDKIRKLMNSCSVEAEWEELMEKFYLFKNWYEDKALYHLVGYLRYKKTPISEISNLQDSVETHTEFIRQLRKWCVALALEVEKSNIEDFKNKTREETKEYVATTLPTFYYKTTPNSIIYDTLFLINVLTMLDCKEPNIKFPFNEFYETKSWDLEHVRSQTPKTADGDDRQDWILTNLEYFSGIAFPFELKHEDKSRAEQVKVFIEQIKAELPKLETEIAIQPKGTKEGKTAKYVCEQLLALLNTSEIIPATSIYKDLSKQFVNEENAPLQAVDNIHNLVLLDSATNRSYKNAFFPVKRRWINAREKDGVYILPCTKNVFSKSYSTKLFDLMNWTDSDATAYRKEMIECLSNI from the coding sequence ATGGAACTTTGGGATAAAGAAAAAAAAGAAAGTAAAAAACAAAAGCTTGATACTGTAACAGTCTGGGAATTAATGAATAATAGTTTCTATATACCAGATTATCAGCGCGGCTATAGATGGACAGCATTTGAGGTAAGAAAATTACTTGAAGATTTGCATGAGTATATTCAAGAAGACAAGGACGGTGATAGCTTTTATTGTATGCAGCCTCTGGTAGTTTTTTATAATGCTGAAAAAGAAGCTTGGGAAGTAATTGATGGTCAACAACGTCTTACAACGTTATACTTAATTCTTTCTCAAAAACGAAGCAGATTAATTGAAGATAATCCGGAAATGAAATTTTTTGATTTGACATATCAAAGCCGTTCGGATAGCCAAGCATTCTTAAAGCAAATAGATTTTTCGCGGAAAAACAACAACATTGACTACTATCATATTTGTAATGCAGTTACAGAAATACAATCCTATTTTGAAGGTGTTAATTCCGGAAGATTTGTAGATGACATACTTAATGCAAAAGATGAAAGCGGAAACCCATCAGTAAAATTCATTTGGTATGATGTAACAGAGGAAATTCAAAAAGAAAAAATTTCCAGTGAAGAAATTTTTTCACGCTTGAATGTAGGGAAAATCGGTCTTACTAATGCAGAGCTTATAAAAGCTTTATTCTTAAATAGGGCGAATAAAGAAGTTAGAAATATAGAAGAACAATATAGAGAAAAAATTTCTTTTCCCCTGCAAACAAAGATAGCGAAAGACTGGGATATAGTTGAACACAGTTTGCAAGACAATAAATTCTGGTCATTTCTTTATGGTAAAGAAGATAATAAGTATGATACTCGAATTGAGTTTTTATTTGATCTCATCAAAGGCAAAACAGATGCTCAAAAAGATATTGATTATTTTACATTCGATAAATATACGGAAGATTTTAAAACTTATGACATAAAAGAGAAGGAACTTGAGGGTATAACAGATAAGAAGACAAAAGATAAAATAAGAAAACTCATGAACTCATGTTCTGTTGAAGCAGAATGGGAAGAATTAATGGAAAAGTTTTATCTTTTTAAGAACTGGTATGAAGATAAAGCCTTGTACCATCTTGTCGGATATTTAAGGTATAAAAAAACGCCGATTTCTGAAATTTCTAATCTCCAAGATTCTGTAGAAACTCATACAGAGTTTATCCGCCAGCTAAGAAAATGGTGTGTTGCGCTTGCATTGGAAGTGGAGAAGTCAAATATTGAAGATTTTAAAAATAAAACGCGGGAAGAAACAAAAGAGTATGTTGCTACAACCTTGCCGACATTTTACTATAAAACGACTCCAAACAGCATAATTTATGACACTTTATTTTTAATAAATGTTCTAACAATGTTGGATTGTAAGGAACCTAACATTAAATTTCCATTTAATGAATTTTATGAGACAAAGTCATGGGATCTGGAACATGTACGTTCTCAAACACCAAAAACAGCAGATGGTGATGACCGCCAAGACTGGATATTAACCAATCTTGAATATTTTTCCGGCATTGCCTTCCCCTTTGAATTAAAACATGAAGATAAATCCCGTGCAGAACAAGTAAAAGTTTTTATTGAACAAATAAAAGCGGAGCTTCCAAAGCTTGAAACAGAAATTGCTATTCAACCGAAAGGTACCAAGGAAGGCAAAACAGCAAAATATGTTTGTGAGCAGCTTTTAGCACTCCTTAATACATCGGAAATTATCCCGGCGACATCTATTTATAAGGATTTATCTAAACAATTTGTTAATGAAGAAAATGCTCCTCTACAAGCCGTAGATAATATTCATAACCTAGTTCTTTTGGATAGTGCAACAAATCGGAGCTATAAAAATGCTTTTTTCCCTGTTAAAAGACGGTGGATTAATGCCCGTGAAAAAGATGGCGTGTATATCTTACCATGTACTAAAAATGTCTTCTCAAAATCATATAGTACTAAGCTATTTGATTTAATGAATTGGACTGATTCGGATGCAACGGCATATAGAAAGGAGATGATAGAATGTCTTTCAAACATTTAA
- a CDS encoding Vat family streptogramin A O-acetyltransferase gives MYGPQPNEIHPMKGFDQVCFIKNIITNPNIIVGDYSYYDDPVNSENFENNVLYHYPFIGDKLIIGKFCAIARDVKFIMNGANHKMNCFTTYPFSIFRNGWEKVTPEMEELPIKGDTVIQNDVWIGYNSLIMPGIKIGNGSIIASNSVVVKDVEPYSIVGGNPAKLIRKRFDNEIIDLLESIKWWDWPIEKITTNLEILTSNDVSKLREISDMKIT, from the coding sequence ATGTACGGTCCTCAACCCAATGAAATACACCCCATGAAAGGGTTTGATCAAGTATGTTTTATTAAGAATATAATTACTAATCCAAATATAATCGTTGGTGATTATTCGTATTACGATGATCCGGTAAATTCAGAAAACTTTGAAAATAATGTTCTGTATCATTATCCATTCATTGGAGACAAATTAATTATTGGAAAGTTTTGTGCCATTGCCCGAGATGTTAAGTTCATAATGAATGGTGCAAATCATAAAATGAATTGTTTCACAACATATCCATTTTCAATATTTAGAAATGGATGGGAAAAAGTAACACCGGAAATGGAAGAGTTACCAATTAAAGGGGATACGGTAATTCAGAATGATGTGTGGATTGGTTATAATTCTTTAATAATGCCCGGAATAAAGATAGGTAACGGTTCAATAATTGCATCAAATTCTGTTGTAGTAAAAGATGTAGAACCATATTCAATCGTTGGAGGAAATCCTGCAAAATTAATACGAAAAAGATTTGATAATGAAATTATTGATCTTTTAGAAAGTATAAAATGGTGGGATTGGCCAATAGAAAAAATAACGACAAATCTTGAGATACTTACCTCAAATGATGTAAGTAAATTACGAGAAATTAGTGATATGAAAATCACCTAA
- a CDS encoding type II toxin-antitoxin system RelB/DinJ family antitoxin codes for MANATLVQLKVDSEIKEDVSRIYENLGLDLPTAIRIFFKKSIAVGGLPFELREENTRWKIYDQVRKSIQDNNVPEMSLEEINAEIAETRKQVFGK; via the coding sequence ATGGCAAATGCAACATTAGTACAGCTAAAAGTCGATTCAGAAATTAAAGAAGATGTTTCAAGAATATATGAAAATTTAGGGTTGGATTTACCGACTGCAATAAGAATTTTTTTCAAGAAAAGTATTGCTGTGGGAGGATTACCGTTTGAATTACGAGAAGAAAATACCAGATGGAAAATATATGATCAAGTTCGAAAAAGTATTCAAGACAATAATGTTCCGGAAATGTCGCTTGAAGAAATAAATGCAGAAATTGCTGAAACCAGAAAACAGGTATTCGGCAAATGA
- a CDS encoding integron integrase, with the protein MFIEIRPYEKERLSVHFKAEGENFSKILQSIKKVPNRAWIPAGCFWIIPADRNSCDILLNNLYNEGLFRADSCFDFKNSELNNTESLNTEIIGERNNNTASDVQCILNKLEEVITAKHYSKRTMEAYSYWISRFIREHEDKNLKTLSDTEINSFVSRLAVKEKAAASSQNQALAALLFLYKNILGLNIKTPENIVRAKKPKRLPAVMTREETAKIFSLLPENDYGLLIRLLYGTGMRLMEALRLRIQDIDFRKNEITVHCGKGAKDRKTVLPVSLKFPLQKHLENVRRIHEADCKDGFGSVPLPFALAKKYPAAGKTWAWQWVFPQARRWRNKETGEQGRHHIDPSVIQRTLHEAVLRSGIPKPIGCHTFRHSFATHLLKSGYDIRTIQELLGHSDVSTTMVYTHVLNRGGLGVQSPIDRM; encoded by the coding sequence ATGTTTATTGAAATTCGACCTTATGAAAAAGAGCGTTTATCGGTGCATTTTAAAGCTGAGGGAGAAAATTTTTCCAAAATTCTGCAATCAATAAAAAAAGTACCTAATAGGGCTTGGATTCCGGCCGGATGTTTTTGGATTATACCTGCCGACCGTAATTCTTGCGATATTTTATTAAACAACCTTTATAATGAAGGTCTTTTCAGGGCTGATTCCTGCTTTGATTTTAAAAATTCTGAACTTAATAATACTGAGTCTTTGAATACCGAAATTATTGGAGAAAGGAATAATAATACTGCAAGCGATGTTCAGTGTATTTTAAATAAGTTGGAAGAAGTTATTACTGCCAAACACTACAGTAAGCGTACAATGGAGGCCTACAGCTATTGGATAAGCCGCTTTATCCGAGAACATGAGGATAAAAATCTTAAAACTCTTTCCGATACGGAAATAAATTCTTTTGTGAGCCGTCTTGCAGTGAAGGAAAAGGCTGCCGCTTCAAGCCAAAATCAGGCTCTTGCGGCTCTTTTGTTTCTATATAAAAACATATTAGGCTTAAATATAAAGACTCCTGAAAATATAGTCCGTGCTAAAAAACCTAAAAGGCTGCCTGCCGTAATGACCCGTGAGGAAACTGCAAAGATATTCTCTCTTTTGCCTGAAAACGATTACGGGCTTCTTATCCGTTTGCTTTACGGAACCGGAATGCGGCTTATGGAAGCCTTGCGGTTAAGAATTCAGGATATTGATTTTAGGAAAAACGAAATTACTGTACACTGCGGAAAAGGTGCGAAAGACCGTAAAACCGTACTGCCTGTTTCGCTTAAATTTCCGCTTCAAAAACATTTGGAAAATGTCCGGCGTATTCATGAGGCAGACTGCAAGGACGGTTTCGGTTCGGTGCCGCTTCCGTTTGCTCTTGCAAAAAAATATCCCGCTGCAGGTAAAACGTGGGCGTGGCAGTGGGTGTTTCCTCAAGCACGCCGATGGCGTAACAAAGAAACCGGCGAGCAGGGGCGGCATCATATCGATCCTTCGGTTATTCAGCGTACTCTGCATGAAGCTGTTTTACGGTCGGGTATTCCGAAGCCAATCGGCTGCCACACGTTCCGCCACTCATTTGCAACACATCTACTGAAATCCGGTTACGATATCCGCACCATTCAAGAACTTCTCGGTCACAGCGATGTTTCAACCACTATGGTTTACACCCACGTCCTCAACCGCGGCGGTCTCGGCGTTCAAAGCCCTATCGACCGAATGTGA
- a CDS encoding DUF4238 domain-containing protein: MDNKIKKQHYVPQFLLRNWSEDDSSIKVFLLKGNKRIEKAPINEQSQKKYYYGKDQKIEKLYGSLEIDASAVVKKIQKREELTKNDIRILKHFIAIQHTRTPGKIDEFNDILTEMSKDILLKSHKFDDEKNAIDSVKVSINNHQIWQLLMYLQSFLLYTDLRFIILVSNTTNKFVIGQDPVIITNKFLEERHWANSKKGLGLKGVTILLPISPDYVICFYDNESYSIIGEKKYHILTDEEINNLNMYQFLNTKDSIYYKNFKESYREYNFKTTEYRNNSQASLKSSPIIENKQIVQTGSKNYPIKPVQNFFAIKEKVWKLPLMYSELERQGAKLAQEYIKKDPRLSKIINI, encoded by the coding sequence ATGGATAATAAAATAAAAAAGCAGCATTATGTTCCACAGTTCCTTTTAAGGAATTGGTCTGAAGATGATTCATCAATTAAAGTATTTTTATTAAAGGGAAATAAAAGAATAGAAAAAGCTCCAATTAATGAGCAATCTCAAAAAAAATATTATTATGGGAAAGATCAAAAAATAGAAAAACTATATGGTTCTTTAGAAATCGATGCAAGTGCAGTAGTTAAGAAAATACAGAAGAGAGAAGAATTAACGAAAAATGATATAAGAATTTTAAAACATTTCATTGCAATTCAGCATACACGGACTCCAGGAAAAATAGATGAATTTAATGATATTTTAACAGAAATGTCAAAAGATATTTTACTTAAATCTCATAAATTTGATGATGAAAAAAATGCAATAGATAGTGTAAAAGTAAGTATTAATAATCATCAGATTTGGCAATTGTTAATGTATCTACAGAGTTTTCTTTTATATACAGATTTACGATTTATAATTTTAGTATCAAATACTACAAATAAATTTGTAATAGGACAGGATCCGGTAATAATTACAAATAAATTCCTAGAAGAAAGACATTGGGCTAATTCAAAAAAAGGTCTTGGTTTGAAAGGTGTAACAATTTTATTGCCTATTTCACCAGACTATGTAATTTGTTTTTATGATAACGAGTCATATTCAATTATTGGAGAAAAAAAGTATCATATATTAACAGACGAAGAAATCAATAATTTAAATATGTATCAATTTTTAAATACAAAAGATTCAATATATTACAAAAATTTTAAAGAATCATATCGAGAATATAATTTTAAAACAACGGAATATCGAAATAATTCTCAAGCATCACTTAAGTCTTCTCCAATTATTGAAAATAAACAAATAGTTCAAACAGGTAGTAAAAATTATCCAATAAAACCAGTACAAAATTTTTTTGCAATAAAAGAAAAAGTTTGGAAATTACCATTAATGTATTCAGAATTAGAAAGACAAGGAGCAAAATTAGCTCAAGAATATATTAAAAAAGATCCAAGATTATCCAAAATTATTAATATTTAA
- a CDS encoding DUF559 domain-containing protein, which yields MKKKWGFLRETTESAEKAGTDKDTGLIRTRLDEYLKVIFPETKDWLHDKAFGEHNGQKYKIRPDYRSESLKLIIEFDGLPHYKNPNTIEKDYINQKVYENNGYKVVRIPYFIQLSNDVVEKLFGITVKESLFNATIPSLGINGRQSLAYLCPAGIRRMAKEFLEYPEQYQVNLKALKNSDNPALSGIDFLEEEIEKLKKEEMNA from the coding sequence ATGAAAAAAAAGTGGGGATTTCTTAGAGAAACAACAGAGTCAGCTGAAAAAGCAGGAACAGATAAAGATACAGGTTTAATTAGAACAAGATTAGATGAATATTTAAAAGTTATATTTCCGGAAACAAAAGATTGGTTACATGATAAAGCTTTTGGAGAGCATAACGGACAGAAGTATAAAATAAGACCGGATTATCGAAGTGAAAGTTTGAAATTAATCATCGAGTTTGACGGACTTCCTCATTATAAAAATCCTAACACCATCGAAAAAGATTATATAAACCAAAAGGTATATGAGAACAATGGATATAAAGTTGTCAGAATCCCATACTTTATTCAACTTTCAAATGATGTTGTAGAAAAATTATTTGGCATAACAGTAAAAGAATCATTGTTTAATGCAACAATTCCTTCATTAGGTATTAACGGTAGACAGTCACTGGCATATTTGTGCCCTGCAGGAATCAGAAGAATGGCTAAAGAATTTCTTGAATATCCTGAACAATATCAAGTAAATCTTAAAGCTTTGAAAAATTCAGATAATCCGGCGTTATCCGGAATAGACTTCTTAGAAGAAGAAATAGAAAAATTGAAAAAAGAGGAAATGAATGCTTGA
- a CDS encoding CPBP family intramembrane glutamic endopeptidase: MNKKVVFFNLMNLLITFILAMIFGGATQNIRGNELLLGSVTMVTVQLSPLITTLIFRKKYNERKFYAYKLNRYSVIAIIFPITLILLSSFILDLMGIPYVKSEYTGYLLLIGIIATIVGSISEEIGWRGTLLQIFENKYTSFTGSLFVGILWGAWHFFKIMNVGFVGYLLFIPTVIMLSIFITYFYKKSKNNILNAIFYHTFFNLSNMILLFKRESIQLYLTILGVSALLLILLFMYDREYFKLKA; the protein is encoded by the coding sequence ATGAATAAAAAAGTAGTATTTTTTAATTTGATGAACTTACTAATAACCTTTATTCTTGCTATGATATTCGGAGGTGCTACACAAAATATCAGAGGTAATGAATTACTATTAGGCTCTGTTACAATGGTTACAGTACAATTATCTCCATTGATAACAACTTTAATTTTTAGAAAAAAATATAATGAAAGAAAATTTTATGCTTATAAATTAAATAGATACTCAGTAATAGCTATTATATTTCCAATAACACTGATTTTACTATCTTCATTTATACTTGATTTAATGGGAATACCGTATGTTAAATCAGAATACACGGGGTATTTGTTACTAATTGGTATTATAGCTACTATTGTCGGATCTATTAGTGAGGAAATTGGTTGGAGAGGAACTTTATTACAAATTTTTGAAAATAAATATACTTCGTTTACCGGTTCACTATTTGTTGGAATACTTTGGGGGGCATGGCATTTCTTCAAAATAATGAACGTCGGATTCGTAGGATACCTATTATTTATCCCTACGGTTATTATGCTTAGTATTTTTATCACATATTTTTATAAGAAATCAAAAAACAATATTTTAAATGCAATTTTTTATCATACTTTTTTTAATTTATCAAATATGATTCTTTTATTTAAAAGAGAATCAATACAATTATATTTAACTATATTAGGTGTATCTGCATTGTTACTCATATTATTGTTTATGTATGATAGAGAGTATTTTAAATTAAAAGCATAG
- a CDS encoding nucleotidyltransferase family protein has translation MKPKEKKEIFNFLEYNKNILQSYGVKKIGLFGSYVHNQQNKNSDIDILVEFHADKKNYNNFINLVYYLEDNLNTKIDLLTIESLSPYIGQRILNEVEYVSIK, from the coding sequence ATGAAACCTAAAGAAAAAAAAGAGATTTTTAATTTCTTAGAATATAATAAAAACATTCTCCAGTCCTATGGCGTAAAAAAAATAGGTCTTTTTGGTTCTTATGTACATAATCAACAAAATAAAAATAGCGATATTGATATATTAGTAGAATTCCATGCTGATAAAAAAAATTATAATAACTTTATAAATTTAGTTTATTACTTGGAAGATAATTTGAATACAAAAATAGATTTATTAACCATAGAAAGTTTAAGTCCTTATATTGGTCAGAGAATACTCAATGAGGTTGAATATGTATCGATCAAATGA